In Bradyrhizobium lablabi, one DNA window encodes the following:
- a CDS encoding PulJ/GspJ family protein: MSRALLPPIDGPQSGFTIIEVLIALAVVAVCIVAIGSVMSTNARGVRSLEQHVELMQAARNAMITQIPPRNEIGPGVLSGELNNHQWQIDIGPLGEGWVVPDADVRWIPQLVKIHVQSPGGGALDLQTIRLMHRPRQ; this comes from the coding sequence TTGTCTCGCGCTCTACTGCCACCAATTGATGGCCCGCAATCCGGCTTCACGATCATCGAAGTGCTGATCGCGCTGGCGGTCGTTGCCGTCTGCATCGTTGCCATCGGATCGGTGATGTCGACCAACGCGCGCGGCGTCCGGTCATTGGAGCAACATGTCGAGCTGATGCAGGCGGCGCGTAACGCGATGATCACGCAGATCCCGCCACGCAACGAAATCGGTCCCGGGGTATTGTCCGGCGAGCTCAACAATCATCAATGGCAGATCGACATCGGACCGCTGGGCGAAGGCTGGGTCGTGCCCGACGCTGACGTCAGATGGATACCCCAGCTCGTGAAGATTCATGTGCAATCTCCGGGCGGCGGAGCGCTCGACCTTCAAACCATTCGTCTGATGCACAGGCCGCGCCAATGA
- a CDS encoding prepilin-type N-terminal cleavage/methylation domain-containing protein: MSDEQQRGFTLLEMVCVLAVIAMLAAVLLPLIPRQTSRSRLQAYALQAATLLKADRNAAIRHQAEVTTLVDTGTRSIRSGATTEMIRIPDDVQFDALLPQTCRQHAALSTISFFANGMSCGGSIALTRLDTGYEVRVNWLTGRIEIVSRSTATN; this comes from the coding sequence ATGAGTGACGAACAGCAACGCGGCTTCACTTTGCTTGAGATGGTGTGTGTCCTCGCGGTCATCGCCATGCTCGCGGCTGTGTTGCTGCCGTTAATTCCCCGCCAGACGTCGCGGTCGCGCCTGCAGGCCTATGCGCTTCAGGCCGCAACGCTGTTGAAGGCCGACCGCAACGCGGCGATCCGGCATCAGGCCGAGGTCACGACGCTGGTCGACACCGGAACGCGCTCGATCCGTTCGGGCGCGACCACGGAGATGATCCGGATTCCCGACGATGTTCAATTCGACGCGCTATTGCCGCAAACCTGCCGCCAACATGCGGCGCTGTCGACCATCAGCTTTTTTGCCAACGGAATGTCGTGCGGCGGGAGCATCGCGCTGACGCGGCTGGATACCGGATACGAGGTTCGTGTCAATTGGCTGACCGGAAGGATCGAAATTGTCTCGCGCTCTACTGCCACCAATTGA
- the gspG gene encoding type II secretion system major pseudopilin GspG, with protein sequence MLRAQCGDRQSERGFTLVEMLVVITIIGLIMGLIGPRVLNYLSESKVKAAKIQLQSFGSALDLFYLDAGRFPSTAEGLTALVQRTPGVAAWNGPYLKGGNVPNDPWNHPYIYRSPGERGAYEIMSYGSDGQEGGSGIAADISTENLVNAKNE encoded by the coding sequence ATGTTGCGCGCGCAGTGCGGAGATCGGCAGAGTGAGCGGGGTTTTACCCTCGTCGAGATGCTGGTGGTGATCACCATCATCGGCCTCATCATGGGCCTGATCGGCCCGCGAGTGCTCAACTATCTCAGCGAATCCAAGGTCAAGGCCGCCAAGATCCAATTGCAGAGTTTCGGCAGCGCGCTCGATCTGTTCTACCTCGACGCCGGCAGGTTTCCGTCGACGGCGGAAGGCTTGACCGCACTGGTGCAGCGCACCCCCGGCGTCGCCGCCTGGAACGGGCCTTATCTGAAAGGCGGCAATGTACCCAACGATCCCTGGAACCACCCTTACATCTATCGCTCGCCAGGTGAACGCGGCGCCTACGAGATCATGAGTTACGGATCCGACGGCCAGGAGGGCGGATCCGGCATCGCCGCCGATATTTCGACCGAAAATCTGGTCAACGCAAAGAATGAGTGA
- a CDS encoding type II secretion system F family protein: MPNFRYRALTQNGEVVHGRLTAPTAAEVAHRIEYLKLLPIETIEETRKAVASRGDFGLFNRPSPAEVTTFTRDLALLLKAGARLDDALELLAGDTDVGKLRPVVGKLRAALLSGESLAGAVADHPALFPPMYIALVRVGEVSGTLDQVLEMLGAERTRAELMRRKLTDAMQYPAFVLMAAVCVMLFFILFVLPQFSSVLQDFGAKSDSALSVFIRLSDFLRANATSVLLGCAASIAGIWWLLRRPGAGAAVVNAVSRIPGISGIFRFYRTTLFCRNLAVLLGSGVNLTATLRILIDIMAVTGSEGTWTAAADRVRHGGKLSDALSASNSLPPMAVRMLRLGEETGQLPALAGRVAEFYEQKLQRSLDRIVGIVGPLAIVTISAVVGGLIVSVMTALLSVTQLVG, from the coding sequence GTGCCGAATTTCCGCTACCGAGCGCTGACACAGAACGGAGAGGTCGTGCATGGCCGGCTGACCGCTCCGACCGCGGCCGAAGTCGCCCACCGTATCGAGTACCTTAAGCTGCTGCCGATTGAGACGATCGAGGAGACGCGCAAAGCTGTTGCCTCGCGCGGCGATTTCGGACTGTTCAACCGGCCGAGCCCGGCGGAGGTGACGACGTTCACCAGAGATCTGGCGCTTCTCTTGAAAGCGGGCGCCCGCCTGGACGACGCGCTGGAATTGCTGGCCGGCGACACCGATGTCGGAAAACTTCGCCCCGTGGTCGGCAAGCTGCGCGCTGCGCTGTTGAGCGGGGAAAGTCTTGCCGGAGCGGTGGCGGATCATCCGGCGCTGTTTCCACCGATGTATATCGCACTGGTTCGCGTCGGCGAAGTGTCGGGGACCCTCGATCAGGTGCTGGAGATGCTGGGCGCGGAGCGAACCCGAGCCGAGCTGATGCGCCGCAAGCTCACGGATGCAATGCAATACCCGGCCTTCGTCCTGATGGCCGCGGTTTGCGTCATGCTGTTCTTCATTCTGTTCGTGCTGCCGCAGTTCTCCTCGGTGCTCCAGGATTTCGGTGCGAAATCCGATTCCGCGCTCAGCGTGTTCATCAGACTATCGGATTTTCTTCGCGCCAACGCGACCAGTGTGCTGCTTGGTTGCGCTGCTTCCATCGCCGGCATCTGGTGGCTGTTGCGCCGGCCTGGCGCAGGCGCTGCGGTGGTGAATGCGGTCTCGCGAATTCCGGGCATTTCCGGCATCTTCCGGTTCTACCGGACCACACTGTTTTGCCGCAATCTCGCCGTCCTGCTCGGCAGCGGGGTCAACTTGACCGCAACGCTGCGTATCCTGATCGACATCATGGCGGTCACCGGCAGCGAAGGCACCTGGACCGCGGCGGCGGATCGCGTGCGTCATGGCGGCAAGCTTTCAGACGCGCTGTCCGCGTCGAACAGCCTCCCGCCGATGGCGGTGCGCATGCTGCGGCTCGGCGAGGAAACCGGGCAATTGCCTGCGCTGGCAGGCCGGGTCGCCGAATTCTACGAACAAAAACTGCAGCGCAGCCTGGATCGGATCGTCGGCATCGTCGGGCCGCTTGCCATCGTCACCATCAGTGCGGTCGTTGGCGGACTGATCGTATCGGTCATGACCGCGCTGCTGTCGGTCACTCAACTTGTCGGCTAA
- a CDS encoding GspE/PulE family protein, translating to MTGNESLRFVEHLRQNNHLTKTTGNGELAEQGGGDRLQGQVSGKLWEHTDLSASEFADEAARFYDLERVSLQDMLSATAVVEPFSQRFLREMTVFPYRSVEAGAVLAVADPADNAARRAAEIVLGGDVTIKVGSFEDITVALNQRLGSEDAEAPGGETFQPREDDIESLRDLASGAPVVRAVNDLLEKAVELRASDIHIEPLHAGLAVRMRIDGLLRPVTAPAGVVPQAVISRIKIVASLNIAERRLPQDGSARLRAGRSDIDIRVAIMPTQHGESAVIRILPKDRGLLVIEKLGFSSADEAKIRRLLTLPHGMIVITGPTGSGKTTTLATVLSILNEPSRKILTIEDPVEYEIPGVNQSQIKPAIGLTFAAALRSFVRQDPDVIMVGEVRDSETAHVAVHAALTGHLVLTTLHTETAAAAVPRLLDLGVEGYLLRSTLRAVVAQRLVRQLCDRCKSPKTLTKTDLAEDPRFAALGFEAGETLRDPCGCERCGGTGYRGRLGVFEILELTNELRELIGEKTDGLKIDQTAIRAGMTTMLDDGLAKCRAGQTSPAEILRVTTVR from the coding sequence AACGAGTCCTTGCGCTTCGTGGAGCATCTTCGTCAAAACAATCATTTGACGAAGACCACCGGCAACGGCGAACTCGCCGAGCAGGGCGGCGGCGATCGTTTGCAAGGCCAGGTGAGCGGCAAGCTCTGGGAACACACCGATTTGTCGGCCAGCGAGTTCGCCGACGAGGCCGCCCGGTTCTACGATCTCGAACGGGTCTCGCTGCAGGACATGCTGTCGGCGACCGCCGTGGTCGAACCCTTCTCGCAGCGCTTTTTGCGCGAAATGACGGTGTTTCCGTATCGGTCCGTCGAGGCAGGCGCCGTGCTGGCGGTCGCCGATCCCGCCGACAATGCCGCGCGGCGCGCCGCCGAAATCGTGCTGGGGGGCGACGTCACGATCAAGGTGGGGTCATTCGAAGATATCACGGTTGCGCTCAATCAGCGTCTAGGCAGTGAAGACGCCGAGGCGCCGGGCGGTGAGACGTTTCAACCGCGCGAAGATGACATCGAGAGTTTGCGGGATCTCGCCAGCGGCGCGCCCGTGGTCCGTGCCGTCAATGATCTCCTGGAAAAAGCCGTCGAACTTCGCGCCAGCGACATTCACATCGAGCCCCTGCACGCCGGACTTGCGGTCCGCATGCGCATCGACGGCCTGCTGCGCCCGGTCACCGCGCCAGCCGGTGTCGTGCCGCAGGCCGTGATCTCCCGTATCAAGATTGTCGCGAGCCTCAACATCGCCGAGCGTCGTCTGCCGCAGGATGGCTCGGCGCGGCTGCGGGCCGGGCGCTCGGACATCGACATTCGTGTCGCGATCATGCCGACGCAGCACGGGGAATCCGCCGTCATTCGTATCCTGCCGAAGGATCGCGGATTGCTGGTAATCGAAAAGCTCGGATTTTCCTCAGCCGACGAAGCCAAAATCCGGCGATTGCTGACACTGCCGCACGGCATGATCGTCATCACCGGGCCGACCGGAAGCGGCAAGACCACGACCTTGGCGACCGTTTTGTCGATCTTGAACGAACCGTCGCGAAAGATCCTGACGATCGAGGATCCGGTCGAGTATGAAATACCCGGAGTGAACCAGTCGCAGATCAAACCGGCGATCGGGCTGACATTTGCCGCGGCGCTGCGCTCGTTCGTCCGTCAGGATCCCGACGTCATCATGGTAGGCGAGGTGCGCGATTCCGAGACCGCGCATGTTGCCGTGCATGCAGCGCTTACCGGGCATCTCGTGCTGACGACGCTGCACACCGAGACTGCGGCTGCCGCAGTGCCGCGCCTGCTCGATCTCGGCGTCGAAGGATATCTGTTGCGCTCGACCTTGCGGGCCGTGGTGGCGCAGCGGCTGGTGCGCCAGCTCTGCGATCGCTGCAAATCGCCGAAGACGCTGACCAAAACCGATCTCGCGGAGGATCCGCGGTTCGCCGCGCTCGGCTTTGAGGCCGGGGAGACGCTTCGCGATCCCTGCGGCTGCGAGCGCTGCGGCGGCACCGGCTATCGTGGCCGGCTGGGCGTGTTCGAGATTCTGGAACTGACCAACGAGCTTCGCGAATTGATCGGCGAGAAGACCGACGGCTTGAAGATCGATCAAACCGCAATCCGCGCCGGCATGACGACGATGCTCGACGACGGCCTTGCGAAATGCCGCGCCGGCCAGACCTCGCCGGCAGAGATACTCCGCGTCACAACCGTGCGGTGA